The Dongia rigui genome includes the window GCGGAAGCCATTCGCGCGGTCTTTCGCATGCCGAGCCGCAAGGGCAGCATCGTCGACAATTATCATGCCGGCGGCATTGCCGCGGCCGTCGATCTGACGACCGGCAGGTTGGGTGCCGCGACAGACAAGGGTTTCCTGAAAAGCGTCGGCTGGGTCGACCGGCATCCGGTTTCGGGCGCCCTGATCAAGGACCGTGTCCTGCCGCACTGGCCGGAGATGTTGGCCTTGGTCCTCGATGCCCATCAAGCCTTCGCCGACCGCGCCATCATCGGCTGGGACGTGGCGCTGACCGACCAGGGTCTCGTCATCATCGAAGGCAACGCCGCCTCCGACACCGATATCATCCAGCGCTGCCACCGGGCACCGCTCAGCGAGACGCGCTACCCCGATCTCATGTACTGGCACATCATGCGCGCGGGCCGGCTCGACCAGCCTTAGGCGCGCTGGGCGCCTACATCGGCTTTTCGCAGTTCACCATCCAGGGAATGCCGAACTTGTCGGTGAACATGGCGAAGGCATGCGACCAGAAGGTCTCGGCGAGCGGCATGGTCACCTTCCCGCCCGCGCCGAGCTCGTTATAGATCCGCGTCGCCTCGGCCGGCGTGTCGACATTCAGCGACACCATCATGCCCTGGGTCTGGCACTCCATGCCTTCCGGGCTGTCGGAGGCCATCAGCACCTGGTCGCCGATGACAAGGCGCGTATGCGCAATGCGCGCGAGGCCGGTGGGTGAGCATTGGTCGCGCATCGGCGTTTCGCCATTGGTCAGCATCATGACGATCTTGCCGCGCAGGACCTTGGCATAGAACTCGAACGCCTCGCGGGCATTGCCGTGAAAGGTCAGATAGGGGTTGAGCTTCATCATCGTCTCCCATTTAGCGGTCTTGTTGCAGGATTGCCGCGCGGCGGCGCTTAGAAGCAGCAGCATCGTGAATCGGATCAGCCCGCGACGAGGAGCTTGAAGCCACCCATGCACATGCGCTTCACGTCGAAGGGCAGCTTCGACATGTCCATGCCGGACGTCAGCGGATCCTTGAAGAATTCGGCATTGACCTTGTCGCGATGCGCCTTCGATTTGAAGACCATCCAGGAGAAGATCACGGTCTCGCCTTTTTTTATCTTGGCAAGCTTTGGGAAGGGAACGGCGTATGTGACATCAAGATCGTCGCCGACATATTCGTAGACCTCCAGCGCACCATGCTTCTTGAAGATCTTGGCCGTCTTGCGGGCGAGTTTCTGATAGGCGGCGAGGTTCTTCTTCGGCACGGGCAGCACGAAAGCTTCGATGTAACGCATCGTTTCCTCCGACTTGGGTTTGGGCGGTCTGTTGCACGTCCGCGGTCGGCGGCCTGCCGCTGCGATAAAAGGTTGATATCAACATATTGACCGGTTGTCAAACGTCGCGCGGGGACAAAACTACTGCGCGACGATCTGATCGACGAGCCCGGCCCAGGGACGCAGGCGCTTTGCCGTCTCGATCAGGGCGTCGCCTTCTTGCCGCGGCTGCGCGATGGCCGCACGCACGATGGCCGCGATCAGCTGCATGGTGAGAAACGCGGCGCGGTCGCGTTCGTCGCGCTGCCGCTTGGCGCTTTTCAGGCGGTGCAGCAGATCGGCCAGCTGTTCGCCATGGGCACGGCAATCGGCGGCGTCGATTTCCTGCAGCGCCTTGTCGGCCAAGGTCGCCGACCAGATGTCGCGCATCACCGGCTCCGCGCAGAACATGCGGTAATAGCCGTCGAGTGTCGCAACGAGCGCCGCTTCAAGATGGGCAGGCTCCGTGACGCCAGCGAAGATCGCCGCCACGCAGGCCTGCCCTTCGGCGTTATAGCGCTCGGCCAACGTCCCGATGATGGCGGCCTTGTCAGGGAAGTATTGGTAGAGCGAGCCGATCGAGATGCCGGCCTCAGCCGCGATGTCGCTCATGCGCAGCGCATCGCTGCCTGATGCCGCGATGCGCGCCTGCGCGATCGACAAGATCAGCTCGACCCGCTCCTTGGCCCGGGCCTGCGTCGGCTGGCGCCGTCCTGCCGTCGTCATCGCGTCGCTCATCGCCCGTCTCCAGATTCTGCTTGCCGGGAATAATATGAGGGTTTATCACTTTCTGCAATATGAGGATTGCTCATATTTTGGAGAGACTGATGAAACGGGCGTTTTTGGCGGCAATCTTGTTCCTTTTCATGGCCTTGCAGGCGCCGTCGGCTGAAGCGGCGGGCAATCCGGCGCGCGGCGCCGCGCTTTACGCCGAGGATTGCAGCGCCTGTCACGCGGCAGACACGGACCAGCGCGGGCCGCATCATCGCGGCCTGTTCAGCCGGCAAGCCGGCTCGGTCCCCGGCTTCGATTATTCGGATGCCTTGCGCGGTGCAGGCTTTATCTGGAGCGACCAATTGCTCGATGCCTGGCTTGCCGACCCCGAAGCCCTGCTGCCGGGCCAGGACATGAATGTCTCGGTCGAGGACGCACAAGACCGGGCCGACCTCATCGCCTATCTCAAAACCCTGCAACCTTGAACGGGTGGATAACGACCATGTTGGATTGGCTCACCACATCCCTCACCTTTCTGCTGGCCCTGGGGTCCGGCCTGATCGCCGGTGTGTTCTTCGCATTCTCGAGTTTTGTCATGGGCGCGCTCGGCCGCTTGCCGGCAGCCCAGGGCATCGCCGCGATGCAATCGATCAATGTCGTCGTCATCAATCCGATCTTCCTCGGCGTCTTCATGGGCACGGCCTTGCTGGCGTTGCTGGTGGCGGGGTATGCGCTCAGCCACCTGTCGATGCCAGGCATGGGCTATGTCGCCTTGGGGAGCGTGCTCTACGTGATCGGCAGCTTCGCCGTCACTGTCTTCGGCAATGTGCCGCTGAACGAGGCGCTGGTCCCGCTCCAACCCGACAGCGCCGATGCCGCCCTGTTCTGGCCCCGCTATCTCAAGGATTGGGTCATGTGGAACCATGTGCGGACCGTGGCGTCGCTCGCGGCCAGCGGCGCCTTCATCTGGGCCATGCGGACCCTGTAGCTGGCGCCAGTGCCGTCCTTAAGAACCCTGCCGACGGAAGGTGAGGTTGAAGCGGAGATTGCCGGTGAGCGGATGATCCGCCGATTTGAGCGGGGCGATACCGTGAAAGCGCAGCCGGGACGGACCGCCCCAGACGACGACATCGCCATGGTAGAGTGCATAACGCCGGGTCTTGTCGCCGCGCGCCAAGCCGCCCCACAGGAATGTGGCGGGGACGCCGAGGGAGATGGAAACGATGGGATGCGCAAAATCGCCCTCGTCCCGGTCCTGGTGCAAGGTCAGCCTTGTTCCGGGGGTGTAGCGGTTGACCAGGCAGACATCCGGATTGAACTGGGCATAGCCGGCGGCCTGCGCCGCTTCCCGCCCGAGATCGAGGAAGGAAGACGGCATCGCCGGCCAGGCCCGACCCGTGTCGGGATCAACCGCGTCATAGCGATAGCCGCGCCGGTCCGAGACCCAGCCATAGGCGCCGCAATTGGTCATCGCGACCGACATGCGAAAGCCGCCCGGCGTCACCAGATGGCGAAAGGGTGCCGCCTTTGCCACCGCCTCGATCGCCGCGATGAGCGGCACGGCCTTCTCCAGCGCAAAGCCGCGCAGGAGCCAGGCGCCGTCGTCGAGCTGTTCGGTGCTGTCGGAGAAAAGGTCCTGGATCATGTCGCGTCGTGAAAAATGATGCCCATCGTATAACGTTGCCCGGCGGTGACACGGCTCACCCCATGGCGCAGGTTGACGCGATAGGTGCCGCGCGTACCCGCCACCGGCCGATGATGCACGGCAAAGAGCACGGCGTCACCCTTTTGCAGCGGCACGACCATCGGCCTGGATTGCTGGCGCGGGCGCTGTTCAGTCAGCACGAAGTCGCCGCCCTCGAAATCGGCACCGGGTTGCGACAGCAGGACCGCGATCTGCAGCGGAAAGGCAAGCGCACCATATAGGTCCTGGTGCAGGCAATTATAGTCGCCAGGGTTGTAGCGCAGGATGAGCGGCGTCGGCCGCACCTGCCCGGCCTGGTGGCATTGCCCGAGGAAATCGGCATGGGTTTCCGGATAGCGCAGACCCAGCCCCATCGCCGCGTTCCAGCGGTTGGCGATGGGAACCAGCTGGGCATAGAGCGTCGCCCTCTGTTGCGCAATGAGCGGCGGCAGCGGATAGCTGAAGTATTTGTATTCGCCGCGGCCAAAGCCATGCCGCTCCATCACCACGCGGCTGCGATAATGCCGCTCATCGTCATAGCCGGCGATGAGGGCGGCGCAATCTGCCGCCGCCAGGAAACCAGGCAGCACGGCATGGCCGTCGGAATCGAGCGCAGTGCCGACCGCCTGCCAGTCAATGCGCTTCATGAAGCCCACTCTCGTGCCAGCAGCGCGCGCTTGCGTGCGACACCCCAGCGATAACCCGTGAGCGCGCCATTGCTGCCGATGACACGGTGGCAGGGAATGGCGACGGCGATCG containing:
- a CDS encoding 2OG-Fe(II) oxygenase, yielding MKRIDWQAVGTALDSDGHAVLPGFLAAADCAALIAGYDDERHYRSRVVMERHGFGRGEYKYFSYPLPPLIAQQRATLYAQLVPIANRWNAAMGLGLRYPETHADFLGQCHQAGQVRPTPLILRYNPGDYNCLHQDLYGALAFPLQIAVLLSQPGADFEGGDFVLTEQRPRQQSRPMVVPLQKGDAVLFAVHHRPVAGTRGTYRVNLRHGVSRVTAGQRYTMGIIFHDAT
- a CDS encoding c-type cytochrome — encoded protein: MKRAFLAAILFLFMALQAPSAEAAGNPARGAALYAEDCSACHAADTDQRGPHHRGLFSRQAGSVPGFDYSDALRGAGFIWSDQLLDAWLADPEALLPGQDMNVSVEDAQDRADLIAYLKTLQP
- the alkB gene encoding DNA oxidative demethylase AlkB, producing the protein MIQDLFSDSTEQLDDGAWLLRGFALEKAVPLIAAIEAVAKAAPFRHLVTPGGFRMSVAMTNCGAYGWVSDRRGYRYDAVDPDTGRAWPAMPSSFLDLGREAAQAAGYAQFNPDVCLVNRYTPGTRLTLHQDRDEGDFAHPIVSISLGVPATFLWGGLARGDKTRRYALYHGDVVVWGGPSRLRFHGIAPLKSADHPLTGNLRFNLTFRRQGS
- a CDS encoding TetR/AcrR family transcriptional regulator: MSDAMTTAGRRQPTQARAKERVELILSIAQARIAASGSDALRMSDIAAEAGISIGSLYQYFPDKAAIIGTLAERYNAEGQACVAAIFAGVTEPAHLEAALVATLDGYYRMFCAEPVMRDIWSATLADKALQEIDAADCRAHGEQLADLLHRLKSAKRQRDERDRAAFLTMQLIAAIVRAAIAQPRQEGDALIETAKRLRPWAGLVDQIVAQ
- a CDS encoding anthrone oxygenase family protein, with the protein product MLDWLTTSLTFLLALGSGLIAGVFFAFSSFVMGALGRLPAAQGIAAMQSINVVVINPIFLGVFMGTALLALLVAGYALSHLSMPGMGYVALGSVLYVIGSFAVTVFGNVPLNEALVPLQPDSADAALFWPRYLKDWVMWNHVRTVASLAASGAFIWAMRTL
- a CDS encoding DUF1428 domain-containing protein is translated as MRYIEAFVLPVPKKNLAAYQKLARKTAKIFKKHGALEVYEYVGDDLDVTYAVPFPKLAKIKKGETVIFSWMVFKSKAHRDKVNAEFFKDPLTSGMDMSKLPFDVKRMCMGGFKLLVAG
- a CDS encoding VOC family protein produces the protein MLLLLSAAARQSCNKTAKWETMMKLNPYLTFHGNAREAFEFYAKVLRGKIVMMLTNGETPMRDQCSPTGLARIAHTRLVIGDQVLMASDSPEGMECQTQGMMVSLNVDTPAEATRIYNELGAGGKVTMPLAETFWSHAFAMFTDKFGIPWMVNCEKPM